One genomic window of Cygnus olor isolate bCygOlo1 chromosome 3, bCygOlo1.pri.v2, whole genome shotgun sequence includes the following:
- the SGK1 gene encoding serine/threonine-protein kinase Sgk1 isoform X1, producing the protein MTVKAAETSGPTLTYAKMRGMVAILIAFMKQRRMGLNDFIQKIATNSYACKHPEVQSILKISQPQEPELMNANPSPPPSPSQQINLGPSSNPHAKPSDFHFLKVIGKGSFGKVLLARHKAEEQFYAVKVLQKKAILKKKEEKHIMSERNVLLKNVKHPFLVGLHFSFQTADKLYFVLDYINGGELFYHLQRERCFLEPRARFYAAEIASALGYLHSLNIVYRDLKPENILLDSQGHIVLTDFGLCKENIEHNGTTSTFCGTPEYLAPEVLHKQPYDRTVDWWCLGAVLYEMLYGLPPFYSRNTAEMYDNILNKPLQLKPNITNSARHLLEGLLQKDRTKRLGAKEDFMEIKSHIFFSPINWDDLINKKITPPFNPNVSGPSDLRHFDPEFTDEPVPNSIGQSPDSILITASVKEAAEAFLGFSYAPPVDSFL; encoded by the exons ATGACAGTGAAGGCAGCCGAGACGTCGGGTCCCACCCTGACCTACGCCAAGATGAGGGGCATGGTGGCCATCCTCATCG ctTTCATGAAGCAGAGAAGAATGGGGCTGAATGACTTCATTCAGAAGATAGCCACCAACTCCTATGCATGCAAGCA CCCTGAAGTTCAGTCTATTCTGAAAATCTCCCAGCCTCAAGAGCCTGAACTTATGAACGCTAATCCTTCTCCTCCG ccCAGTCCTTCGCAGCAGATCAATCTTGGTCCATCATCAAACCCACATGCCAAACCATCAGACTTCCATTTCTTAAAAGTGATTGGAAAAGGCAGTTTTGGGAAG GTTCTCCTTGCACGGCATAAGGCAGAAGAGCAGTTTTACGCTGTTAAAGtcctgcagaagaaagcaatcCTGAAAAAGAAGGAG gaaaagcaCATTATGTCAGAACGCAATGTCctgctgaaaaatgtgaaacacCCCTTCCTAGTCGGACTTCACTTCTCCTTCCAAACTGCAGACAAATTGTATTTTGTCCTAGACTACATCAATGGTGGAGAG TTGTTCTACCATCTCCAGAGGGAGCGTTGCTTCCTGGAACCAAGAGCCCGATTTTATGCTGCTGAAATTGCCAGTGCGTTGGGCTACCTGCACTCCCTGAACATAGTTTATCG TGACTTGAAGCCGGAGAATATTCTGCTTGATTCTCAAGGGCACATTGTCTTGACCGACTTCGgactctgcaaagaaaacatagagCACAACGGCACAACCTCCACCTTCTGCGGCACACCCGAG TATCTTGCTCCTGAAGTTCTGCACAAGCAGCCCTACGACAGGACTGTGGACTGGTGGTGCCTTGGAGCAGTCTTATATGAGATGCTTTATGGCCTG CCGCCCTTCTACAGCAGGAACACAGCAGAAATGTATGATAACATCTTGAACAAACCCTTGCAGCTGAAGCCAAATATTACCAACTCTGCTAGACATCTCCTGGAAGGCCTTTTGCAGAAGGATAGGACAAAGAGGCTTGGCGCCAAGGAAGACTTT ATGGAGATTAAGAGTCACATCTTCTTCTCCCCAATTAACTGGGATGATCTCATTAATAAGAAGATTACCCCCCCTTTTAACCCAAATGTG AGTGGCCCCAGTGACCTGCGGCACTTTGATCCTGAGTTTACAGATGAGCCAGTCCCCAACTCCATCGGCCAGTCTCCAGACAGCATCCTCATCACCGCCAGTGTCAAAGAAGCTGCTGAGGCTTTTTTGGGCTTCTCATATGCCCCACCCGTGGATTCTTtcttatga
- the SGK1 gene encoding serine/threonine-protein kinase Sgk1 isoform X2, which yields MRGKEEKSSLKAFMKQRRMGLNDFIQKIATNSYACKHPEVQSILKISQPQEPELMNANPSPPPSPSQQINLGPSSNPHAKPSDFHFLKVIGKGSFGKVLLARHKAEEQFYAVKVLQKKAILKKKEEKHIMSERNVLLKNVKHPFLVGLHFSFQTADKLYFVLDYINGGELFYHLQRERCFLEPRARFYAAEIASALGYLHSLNIVYRDLKPENILLDSQGHIVLTDFGLCKENIEHNGTTSTFCGTPEYLAPEVLHKQPYDRTVDWWCLGAVLYEMLYGLPPFYSRNTAEMYDNILNKPLQLKPNITNSARHLLEGLLQKDRTKRLGAKEDFMEIKSHIFFSPINWDDLINKKITPPFNPNVSGPSDLRHFDPEFTDEPVPNSIGQSPDSILITASVKEAAEAFLGFSYAPPVDSFL from the exons ATGAGGGGCAAGGAGGAGAAGTCGTCGCTGAAAG ctTTCATGAAGCAGAGAAGAATGGGGCTGAATGACTTCATTCAGAAGATAGCCACCAACTCCTATGCATGCAAGCA CCCTGAAGTTCAGTCTATTCTGAAAATCTCCCAGCCTCAAGAGCCTGAACTTATGAACGCTAATCCTTCTCCTCCG ccCAGTCCTTCGCAGCAGATCAATCTTGGTCCATCATCAAACCCACATGCCAAACCATCAGACTTCCATTTCTTAAAAGTGATTGGAAAAGGCAGTTTTGGGAAG GTTCTCCTTGCACGGCATAAGGCAGAAGAGCAGTTTTACGCTGTTAAAGtcctgcagaagaaagcaatcCTGAAAAAGAAGGAG gaaaagcaCATTATGTCAGAACGCAATGTCctgctgaaaaatgtgaaacacCCCTTCCTAGTCGGACTTCACTTCTCCTTCCAAACTGCAGACAAATTGTATTTTGTCCTAGACTACATCAATGGTGGAGAG TTGTTCTACCATCTCCAGAGGGAGCGTTGCTTCCTGGAACCAAGAGCCCGATTTTATGCTGCTGAAATTGCCAGTGCGTTGGGCTACCTGCACTCCCTGAACATAGTTTATCG TGACTTGAAGCCGGAGAATATTCTGCTTGATTCTCAAGGGCACATTGTCTTGACCGACTTCGgactctgcaaagaaaacatagagCACAACGGCACAACCTCCACCTTCTGCGGCACACCCGAG TATCTTGCTCCTGAAGTTCTGCACAAGCAGCCCTACGACAGGACTGTGGACTGGTGGTGCCTTGGAGCAGTCTTATATGAGATGCTTTATGGCCTG CCGCCCTTCTACAGCAGGAACACAGCAGAAATGTATGATAACATCTTGAACAAACCCTTGCAGCTGAAGCCAAATATTACCAACTCTGCTAGACATCTCCTGGAAGGCCTTTTGCAGAAGGATAGGACAAAGAGGCTTGGCGCCAAGGAAGACTTT ATGGAGATTAAGAGTCACATCTTCTTCTCCCCAATTAACTGGGATGATCTCATTAATAAGAAGATTACCCCCCCTTTTAACCCAAATGTG AGTGGCCCCAGTGACCTGCGGCACTTTGATCCTGAGTTTACAGATGAGCCAGTCCCCAACTCCATCGGCCAGTCTCCAGACAGCATCCTCATCACCGCCAGTGTCAAAGAAGCTGCTGAGGCTTTTTTGGGCTTCTCATATGCCCCACCCGTGGATTCTTtcttatga